Proteins found in one Bacillus thermozeamaize genomic segment:
- a CDS encoding pantothenate kinase, with protein sequence MDLVIDVGNSNIVLGIYQDGQLLHAWRAATDRRKTEDEYGMLLKWYLQDVGLSLEQITGAIISSVVPPLVQPLARMCQKYLKLHPLIVGPGVRTGLNVKTENPREVGADRIVNAVAAIALYGPPLIIVDFGTATTFCAVNSQGEYLGGAIAPGIQISTEALYSHTAKLPRVEMVNPGRVIGKNTITSMQSGILYGFVGQVDGIVQRMKKEMEEMEAMHEMPGKQPSTRRITVVATGGLAEWVAGESETIDLVNPLLTLEGLYLILQRNRHHS encoded by the coding sequence ATGGATCTTGTCATTGACGTGGGAAACAGCAACATCGTCCTGGGCATTTACCAAGATGGCCAACTGTTGCACGCCTGGCGGGCCGCAACCGATCGCCGGAAGACGGAAGACGAATACGGCATGCTGCTGAAATGGTATTTGCAGGATGTGGGGCTCTCGCTGGAACAAATCACCGGCGCCATCATTTCTTCAGTGGTTCCGCCTTTGGTGCAGCCGCTGGCCAGGATGTGCCAAAAATACCTGAAGCTTCACCCCCTGATTGTCGGCCCGGGGGTCCGTACCGGTCTCAATGTCAAGACAGAGAATCCGCGAGAAGTGGGCGCAGACCGGATTGTCAATGCGGTGGCGGCGATTGCGTTGTATGGGCCCCCCTTGATTATCGTGGACTTCGGCACCGCCACCACTTTCTGTGCCGTCAATTCGCAAGGGGAGTACCTCGGCGGCGCGATTGCCCCCGGGATCCAGATTTCAACAGAAGCCCTGTATTCGCATACGGCCAAGCTTCCCCGCGTGGAAATGGTCAACCCGGGCCGGGTCATCGGAAAAAACACGATCACATCCATGCAGTCCGGGATTTTGTATGGCTTTGTCGGACAAGTGGATGGAATCGTCCAGCGGATGAAGAAGGAAATGGAAGAAATGGAAGCGATGCATGAGATGCCGGGAAAACAGCCGTCCACTCGCCGGATCACGGTGGTGGCAACGGGAGGATTGGCCGAATGGGTGGCGGGAGAATCGGAGACGATTGATCTTGTCAATCCGCTGTTGACTTTGGAAGGGCTATACCTGATTTTACAGCGGAACCGGCATCATTCCTAA
- a CDS encoding Hsp33 family molecular chaperone, with protein MHGDQLARGTAYDGQIRIFAAVSTSLVNELQRRHQLWPVATAALGRAVTITAMMGLMLKGEGKVTVQIKGDGPLRHIVADADASGHARGYVHNPFVDLPANAQGKLDVAKAIGAGFLYVVKDLGIGEPYRGSVPLVSGELGEDFTYYFTVSEQTPSAVGVGVLVNPDLSVQAAGGWILQRMPGADEQLMDRVIQHLNRLPAVSALVADGIRVEQLIEKVAGSEGKPRVHEVIPLHFACTCSEQRVQEMLQGLGPKELASILEERGEAEVVCHFCNERYVLGRDVLERLIREH; from the coding sequence ATGCATGGCGATCAACTTGCCAGAGGCACTGCCTATGACGGCCAAATTCGGATCTTTGCGGCCGTTTCCACTTCGCTGGTCAACGAACTGCAGAGACGCCATCAGTTATGGCCGGTTGCCACCGCTGCCCTCGGCCGGGCCGTGACGATCACTGCGATGATGGGCCTGATGCTAAAAGGCGAGGGCAAAGTGACCGTACAGATCAAGGGAGATGGCCCCTTGCGGCACATTGTGGCGGATGCGGACGCGTCTGGGCATGCGCGGGGTTATGTGCACAACCCGTTTGTCGATCTGCCAGCCAATGCCCAGGGAAAACTGGATGTGGCCAAGGCCATCGGTGCCGGCTTTCTCTATGTGGTGAAAGATCTTGGCATTGGAGAACCCTACCGCGGGAGTGTGCCGCTTGTCTCGGGGGAACTGGGGGAGGACTTCACTTATTATTTTACCGTCTCTGAACAGACGCCCTCTGCCGTCGGCGTGGGCGTGCTGGTGAACCCGGATCTGTCGGTTCAGGCAGCCGGCGGGTGGATTCTCCAGCGGATGCCGGGGGCCGATGAGCAACTCATGGATCGGGTGATTCAGCACCTCAACCGGCTGCCCGCCGTGTCCGCGCTCGTGGCAGACGGCATCCGTGTCGAGCAGCTGATCGAGAAAGTGGCGGGTTCAGAGGGAAAGCCCCGGGTGCATGAAGTAATTCCGCTCCATTTTGCCTGCACTTGTTCAGAGCAGCGAGTGCAAGAGATGCTCCAGGGGCTTGGCCCAAAGGAACTGGCATCCATCCTCGAGGAACGGGGAGAGGCAGAAGTGGTCTGCCATTTTTGCAACGAGCGTTATGTTCTCGGGAGAGACGTTTTGGAGCGGCTGATCCGTGAACATTGA